The sequence below is a genomic window from Arthrobacter sp. U41.
GACGGCCATCCAGCGGACCGACGGCCAGCAGGGCGTACAGGAACACCAGCGGCGCCGTGGCCGCAACCAGGGACACCAGGGCGAAACGCCGGCCGCGCGCCACCGCCACCGAGTAGAGCGCAAACCACAGCCCGGCGGCGACGTTGGAGCCCCACGGGTGCAGCAGGGTCAGGCCCGCTTCCAGCACCGCCACCACCACAATCACCGGGACCGGATGGCTCCGCCGGAACAACAGCGACGCTGCGGCCGCTGCGAGCAGCACGGGCGCTGCCCAGACGCCGTCGAGCACGGACTCCACCGCGGTGGGGCTGACCAACAGCAGGTAGCAGGCAACGACCACGGCGTCCATGGCCCGCGGATGCTGGAACAGGTAGCGCCGGATCCGGCCGCGGCGGCGGGCGGTGAGTTCAGCGAGGGACGCGTCAGCCTGGGCGGCCGGCGCGTCCTTCACCGCAACTGCATCGATCATGCTCTGAGCCTAGACGGTGGCCGGGGCCCTAAACGTCACGCTTTTTCAGCAGCACGGCGGCCAGGACCACCGGGATGACAACCCAGGCGCCCAGCACCAGGGCGGCCTGCCAGGCTTCCAGCGTGTCCGGGACATGCTGGACGGCGGTCAGCGGCTCGACCGTGTTTCCGGGCAGGTACTTGCGGGCCTCGACGAAGAAATCGCCCGGGATCAGCTGGAAGGCGATCGGTGCCACGAAGAACAGCCCGACCAGGCTCATGATGCCGCCGGCGGAGTTGCGGATCAGCGAGCCCAGGGCCATGCCGATGGCGGCGACGGCCGCGACGTAGAGGCTGTTGACGAGCAGCATCTTCACCGACTGCGAACTGGCGAGGTCCAGCTTGAGGTCGTAATTGTCCAGGATCGGCAGCGACACCAGGCCGGCCAGGAACACGGAGGCCGCCGTGAGGACGAAGGCAGTCACCATGACGACCAGCAGTTTGGCGGCGAAGGCCGGGATCCGCTTCGGGACGGCCGCGAAGGTGGAGCGGGCCATGCCTGTGGTGAACTCGGAACTCATCAGCAGCACACCCAGGGAGCCCAGGATCAGCTGGGCGAAGGCGATGCCGGAGGTGGGGACGCCAACGGCAAGGTCCCCGCCTTGGGCGGCGAAGGCAGCGGGCGCCTGCGGGTCGGTGGCCGCCGCCTCGGCGAACTGTCCCGTTCCCCAGGCGGAGAGGGCGCCGAAGCCCACGACCACCAGGACGGTGCAGCCGAGCAGGATCAGGGTGGACAGGAGGGTGCGGAACTTGATGAATTCGGAGTTCAGCACCCGCAGGAAGCTGGGGCCCGGGCCGGTGCTGGTGCCGGACGTTCTGCCGGCAGGGGCGTCTCCGGCGGCGGCGTGCGCGCCGCCGCGGCGGGAGGGGTCAAGGGTGGTGGAGCTCATGGCTTAGTTGCCTCCGGACTGGACGGGAGCGGCAGCACCCGTGGTGATCAGCGAGTGGTATTCGACCTCATCCTTGGTCAGTTCCATGTAGGCCTCCTCGAGGCTGGCCTGAAGCGGCGTGAGTTCGTAGATCATGACGTGGCTGTCGAGGGCTGCGCGGGCGATCTGGCGCGGATCCAGGCCCGTGACTTCGAGGAGTTCGTTGTCCTGCAGCTCCATGGACACGCCGGCGCCGGCGAGCAGGTGCATCAGCTGGTCCGGCTGGTCGGTGCGGACGCGGGTGCGGATCCGTCCCTTGCCGTTGATGATGTCCTGGATCGGCGCATCGGCGATGATCCTGCCGCGGCCGATCACGATCAGGTGGTCCGCGGTCACGGCCATCTCGCTCATCAGGTGGCTGGAGAGAAACACCGTCCGTCCCTCGGAGGCCAGATGCTTGACGAGATTGCGGACCCAGACGACGCCCTCCGGGTCCAGACCGTTGACCGGCTCGTCCAGGATGACGGTCTGCGGATCGCCGAGCAGCGCCGCGGCGATTCCCAGCCGCTGGCCCATGCCGAGCGAGAAGCCGCCGACCTTCTTCTTGGCCACATCGGCCAGGCCCGTCATTTCGATGACTTCGTGCACGCGTTTCTTGGGGATGCTGTGCGTGGCGGCCATCGCCAGGAGGTGGTTGTAGGCCGAGCGGCTGGTGTGGACGGCCTTGGCGTCGAGCAGCGCGCCGACATCGCGCAGCGGCGCGGAGTGCCGGGCGAACGGTGTGCCGTTGACGGTGACGGTGCCCGACGTCGGCCGGTCCAGCCCCATGATCATGCGCATGGTCGTGGATTTGCCGGCTCCGTTCGGGCCCAGGAAGCCGGTGACCCGGCCGGCTTCGACGGTGAAGTTGACTCCGGCGACGGCGGTCTTGTCGCCGTAAACCTTGGTCAGGCCTCGTGCTTCGATCATGGAAGCGTTCCTTTAGCTAGCGGTGGGGGTGGTGTACACACCACGCTACCGAGGCGGGGAGCCGATTTCGCCGGTCTCAGGGATGATTCAGGGTCAAATCAGGGTAGTCCGCGAGGATGACACGGCGGCCTTCAGGAGACCGGCGAGTAGTACGTCAGGGCGCCGGGCATGACCGAGAATTCAACGCCGCGGACTCCGGGCATGACTTCCCCGTCCATCGCGAGGACCATGGTGGTGTCCCCCGGTTCCACCCGGATCCTTCTGGTTTCGCTGAGGTGGGTGATCCGGGACGTGGCCACGGTTCCGGTCAGCACCGACCACAGCAGCCGGAGCCGGGCAAAGGATTCGTCCGCGGTGATCATCCTGAGGTCGAAGACACCGTCGTCCATGACCGGGCGGACCAGCGGGGCATGGTCGCGGGGGTAGTACCGCCCGCGTCCGATGTACAGGATCCAGAGTTTGTGCCGCACGCCGTCGACGATCACGGTGGTGGGCGTTTCGGCAGCGAAGGTCCGGAACATGGCGACGACGCCGGCCAGGGGTTTTCCGAGGGCCGGCTGGAGCAGCTCGCGCCGGCGGACCAGGTTGGGGTAAAGGCCGATGCTCGCGGTGTTGAGCATGGTCAACTGCAGCAGCTCCGGGCTCTCGGGAAGTCCGCGCTCCACCGTTACGAGGCCGAGGTCCGCCCGTGCCGCTTCGCCGCGGGATGCGGCCGCAACAGCGGCCGTGAGGTTCGGGGTTCCGGCGTCCCGGGCGAAATGGTTAAGGGTCCCGCCCGGCAGGACCAGGAGCGGGAGGGAATACTCGACGGCGGTGGCTGCCGCGATGCCGACCGTGCCGTCCCCGCCCCAGACACCCAGGGCCCTGACCCCGGGCCGGCCGGCCACCCGGGAGATCTCCTCCGCGAGGTCCTTGGCCTGGTCAATCTCATGTATATACGCTTTGGGGAATACCTCTTGGAGGGCTGCTGCGGTTTCCTCCCCGTACGAGCCCCCAAGGGTATTGACCGCTATCCCCAGGCCCTCACCTTCCGGAAGCTCCGCGGCTTTCACGGCGGTCCGCCGGATCTCGGGGAAGGGTGGACGAACCGGCCACCATTTGCGCGTGATCATGGCGGCCCCGGCCCCGATCGCCGACCCGAAGAAGACATCCGAGGGCCAGTGGGCGCCGGTGTGCACCCGGGAGTAGGCTACTCCCGCCGTGAGGGGTGCCAGCGCTGCGCCGAGCGCCGGCCGCACGAGACCCACGCCGAGGGCGAAGGCGACGGCCGAGGCGGAGTGGCCCGAGGGCATGGAGGAGCTCGTGGGTTGGGGATGGACAAACCTGAAGACCGGCAGGTGCTCCGGAAGCGGGCGCGCGCGTGGCAGCAGCGTCTTGAACCCAAGATTCGTGACGGCGGACGCCACTGCCTGGGCCAGCAGTCCGTGGAGGGCTGCACGGCGCGTCCGCCCGGGGAAGAGGGCCATCACGCCGGCGATGCCGAACCAGAGCTTGCCCTTGTTCGCCGCGGCGGAAAGCCGCCGGAAGAACACGTCATGGTGGCCCCCGGGGAAGCCGGACACGGCGCGTACGAGTTTGCGGTCGAGTTTCCCCAGCCGTACCGGCGCCTTCCTCAGCATGCTGCGCATCCGACCACCTTACTGCCGGCGCAGTCCCGCGCGATGTCAGACAGGGAAGCGAGCCGGCGGTTCTGCTGCGGCAGGGTTCAGCCCGCCGCCGCGGACGCTTGGCTAGGATGAGGCAATGACCCGGATGCTGGAGCCTCAGCGATTGGCAACGGGCCGCGTGCTCGCGGCCACCACGCTCCTGCTCGCGCTGGGCGTGGTGCTCGGCGGACTGGTGCTGGCCGAGGAGTGGCTGCCCCCTGTCCAGGGCCTGGACGAAGGCTGGGCCCGCTGGATGGCGTCACTGCGCAGTCCGTTCTGGGACGTGGTGAACGCCTTCCTTAACCTGGCCGGCTACCGGGGTGTCCTGCTGTTCCACGTGCTGCTCGTCGTGGCCCTGCTGCTGAGAAGCCGCCCGCAGGCGGCCACCTTTGCCGCCGCCGCCGCTGTCGCCGTCCTGATTTCCACCCAGCTCCTGAAGGCGGGCATTCTCCGTGACCGGCCGGAGAACACGGTGGTCCTGACCGATACGGGGTCCTTCCCCTCCGGACATGTGGCCAGCACCGCGGCATTGCTGGTGGTGGTGGCCCTTCTCGTGGGGCGGGCCTGGCTGTGGGTGCTGACGGGGCTCGGTGTGCTGGCGATGATGGTCAGCCGCACGTACCTGTCCGCCCACTGGCTGGTGGATACCGTGGGCAGCGTGTGCCTGGCCGTCCCGGTGGTGCTCCTGCTTTGGCTCGTCTTCCAGGACATATGCATCCAGGAGAATACAGATGCCCGCCGGATGCTTAGCTGGCGCGCAAGGGCTTCGCGGCGCCGGCGAGCAGCAGCGCACCCAGGATCGGAATCATGATGGTCAGCAGGGCCATCCGGATTCCAACCAGGTCTCCGAGGTAGCCCAGCAGCGGCGGGCCGGCAAGGAACGCGACATACCCGATCGTGGATACAACCGACACCCGGGCGGCGGCATGCTTGGGATCGTCCGCCGCGGCGGACATCCCCATCGGGAACGCCAGCGCGGCGCCGGCTCCCCAAAGCACGGCACCGGCCGTGGCCAGCCAGAGGTCGCCAGCCAGCACGAAGAGCCCCAGTCCGCCGGCGGCGGCGGCCATGCTCACGCGCAGCACTGCCACGCGGCCGTAAACATCGATCGCCCGGCCGCCGAAGAAGCGCACTGCGGTCATGGCCAGGACGAAGGCCGCGAACAGCAGCGCACCGGCGGATTCCGTGGCCTCCAGTCCGCCGACTGCGGCTTTGGCGATCCAGTCATTTCCGGCGCCTTCGGTGAGGGTCGCACCCAGCACCACAACGCCAATCAGCAGCGTCCGTCCGTCCCGCCAGGCCGGGCCGCCCCTGGCTTCCTTCGTCTCCCCGGCTGTCGGAGCGGGCGCCGGGGTGTGCGGCAGGAAGTACCTTGGCGCAAGGAAGGTCAGGGCGGCGACGATGCCGGCGATCACCAGCAGGTGCGCCGGGAGCCCGACCCCAAGTCCCGCCAGGCCCGCGCCGATCAGGGCGCCCAGGAACGCGCCGCCGCTGAAGGCGGCGTGGAACTGCGGCATGATGGTCCGCCCGAGCTGGTGTTCGACGTCAGCGCCTTCGATGTTCTGGGACACGTCCCAGAGTCCGATGCCCATGCCAAAGAAGAACAGCGCAATGCCTGTCCCCGGGACGGACTCCGCGAGCAGCGCCAGCGCCACACCGACGCCGGCCAGGGCCGCGACCAGACCGGCACCCCGCACGGCGTTGGCCGTCCCGATCCGGCCCACAACGGGGCCGGCGGTGGGCAGTGCGATCAGGGAGCCCGCCGCCACGCACAGCAGCAGTGTTCCCATCTGGCCGGAGGAGATGTGCAGGATCTCCGTCACAGCGGGGATGCGGGCGGCCCAGCTGGCGAACACCAGCCCGTTGATTCCGAAGATCAGGAAGGTGGCCGCGGCAGCGGCATCGAGTTGCGGGCGGGTTGCCGTCCTGGTCATGCGATCACTACTTCCACCGAGTGTTGGGCGATTTGGGCTAGTTCTTCGGGACTTAGATGCTTGTCCGTCACGAGGACGTCCACGGCATCGAGGGATGCGACGAGAGCGACGGCGCTGGCGTCCCATTTGGTGCCGGAGCAGGCGACGATCACCCGGCCCGCGGATTCCAGTCCGGCGCGTTTCACGGCCGCGTCGTCGAGGTCGTGCGCCAACAGTCCGTCCCGGAGGTTCAGCGCGCAGGGCGTGAGCACGGCCGTATCGAACCGCAGCGAACGGATGTTGGATTCCGTCATGGGCCCGCGGAACGACAGTTCGCCCACTGTCAGGCTCCCGCCCGGCAGCAGCAGCTCGGGACGCCGGCCGGCAGCCGGGCCGCCGTCGGCCAGCGCGTTGACGGCCCGCAGCGACATCGGCATCAGGGTCATTTCGCGATGCCGCAGCTGGCGGGCCACCTCGGTGGCCGTGGTGCCGCTGTCCAGCCAGACGTGCCCGCGGTCCTCGAGCAGCGAGGCAACCCGGGCCGCAATCCGCACCTTGACGGCGTGGTCCTCGAGTTCGCGCTGCCGGTATTCGGGGTTCCCGCCACGCAGCACGAGGCTGCGGGCCCCGCCGTGGACCCGGCGGAGAACGCCATGGCGTTCCAGTACATCCAGGTCCCGCCGGATTGTGGCCCCCGAGGCGCCACATTCGGTGATGAGCTCGTCGACTGTCACGTGCTCCCGATGGCGCAGCAGCTCGCCGATGCGGCGGTGGCGCTCCTCAGTAATCATGGTCAAATGCTAACGCGGCATGATCATATAGTCAGAAATTTGCTCAGATGCAGCCCGGCCAATGGCTTTGAGCCCAACGCTCCCTCACGTTGCACCCGAAAAACGCCAACCCTCCCTCGCCTGATGAGGGAGGGTCGGCGTAAAACGTGCAGGAGCTGAGGGAGGGTCGGGTCTAGCGGGTGAGCTCCTCCAGCAGCTCCAGCACGTGCCGGTACTGGGCGCCGGTGGCCCGGGTCATGCCCAGTTCGCAGGTCCGGTTGCACGAGGCGTGGGCGGAGGCATCCATCTCCGCCACCTCCGCGGCCTGTTTCGCTGTCGCCGACGCCGTCAGTTCGGGGTGCAGCATGCCCCGGTCCCCGGCAAACGCGCAGCAGCCCCAGCTTTCCGGGATCTCGACCCGTTCGGCCACGGCGCCGGCGACGGCACCCAGGGCATCGTTGAGTCCCATCCGGGTGGACGAGCAGGTCGGGTGGAGGGCCAGCGACTCCAGCTTCCCGTGGTCGGGCAGCCGCGGCAGGATCCGCTCCGCGGCGAAGTCCACGGCGTCCACCAGGCGCAGGGCCTGCTGCCCTGCCGTGGGCACGTCCGACTCAACGGCCTGGCGCAGGCCCTCGGTGCAGGAGGACGCGTCGCAAACGATCGGTAGTTCTCCGTCCCGGGTTGCCTTCCGGAGCGCTGCCAGGGTTTTCTCCCGCATGGTTTTCTGGCCGGCGGCCATGCCCTTCGAGGACCAGGGTGTGCCGCAGCACAGGCCGTCGATCCCTTCGGGGACGAGGAGGGTGAGCCCGGCGCGGGCACAGAGTTGTTCGAAGCTGAACTGGACTCCGTGTCCTTCGCCGCCGGGACCTGCTGCTGCGGGTCCGAACATGGTGCCAACACACGCCGGGAAGTAGACGGCGTCTGGCTCTCCCGACGGCGCCGGACGCTTCCGCACCGAGCCGCCACCCGGAAGTTCGGCGGAATAGAGCGGCACGGTTTCGTCCCCAAGCACTGCCCGCGCGGCCTTGTTGGGCGGTGCGATGGCGGCGGCCGGGAGTTTGTTAACGACCGTCAGCGCCAGGGAAGCACCACGGGTGATGCCCTCCCAGTGTCTGGCGGCGCCGTTCCACGCCCCCTTGGCGAGCGGACCGGCGTCGGCAGCCCGCAGGCGTTTCACGAGCGATCCGGTGTTGATGTCCACCGGGCAGGCGGTCTGGCACATCCCGTCCACGGCGCAGGTGTCCACGGACTCGTACTCGTAGTCCTTTTCCAGTTCCCTGACCAGCGCCGCGTCACCGGCCAGCCGGGCCGATTCAATCGCGCGCAGGGTGACGATCCGCTGCCGGGGCGTCAGGGTGATGTCCTTGCTGGGGCACACCGGCTCGCAGAAGCCGCAGGAGACGCAGCGGTCCACTTCCTCCGCCACGGGCGGCGCCGTCTTGATGTGCCGCAGATGCGCCAGCGGATCCTCATCCATCAGTACGCCCGGGTTGAGCATCGCGGCAGGGTCGAAGAGCCGTTTGATGCTGCGCATGACGTCGTAGAGCTCGTCGCCGTACTGCCGGCGGACGTACGGCGCCATCACCCGGCCGGTCCCATGCTCGGCCTTCAGCGATCCGCCCTCGGCCAGGATCAGCTCCACCATGTCTTCGGTAAAGGCCCCGTAGCGGTCCAGTTCGGCTGCCGTGGCGAAGCCGTCAGTGAGCATGAAGTGGACGTTGCCGTCCTTGGCGTGGCCGAAGATCACGCTGTTGCTGTAGCTGTATTTGCCGAAGAGCCGGATCAGTTCCCGGCAGGTGCGCCCCAGCACCGGGACGGGGACCACAATGTCTTCCAGCAGCGCGGTGGTGCCCTGCGGGCGCGCCCCGGCGACCGAGGCGTAGAGGCCCTTGCGCAACTGCCACAGCTGGCCGCGTTCCCGGGCGTCACCGGTGAACCGGGCGGGCGCGGACAGCCCAAGGCCCGGGAGGATGCCCTCGCCGTGGCGCTGGAGTTCCGCCAGTTGCCCGGCACTGCCGGCGGAGTACTCCACAAGCAGGGCGGCGTGGTCCCGGACTGTCAGGTCCTGCACGACGGCGGGCGTTCCCTTGAGCGTCTGGCCCACCTTGAGGGACAACGCATCCATCAGCTCAACGGTGGCTGCCCCCGTCTCGACGAGGGCGGGCAGGGCTGCGTTGGCGGCCTCAAGTTCCGGGAACACCAGCAGGCCCGCGGCGGCATGCGGGAGCCGCGGGATGGTGCGGAAGACCGCCTCGGCCACGAATCCGAGGGTGCCCTCGCTACCGATGATCAGGTGGGCCATGACGTCCACCGGGCTCTGGAAGTCCAGCAGGGAGTTCAGCCCGTAGCCCATGGTGTTCTTCATGGAGAACTGCTGCCGGATCCTGCGCACGGAGTCCGGGTTGTTGCGGACCCGCTCCGCCAGCCGCGCCAGGCCCGCATAAAGTTCCGGCTCAAGGGCACGGAGTTTCCGGTCGGAGTCGGGCGCCCCGGTGTCGATCACGGTGCCGGAGGGCAGCACCACGGTCAGGGATTCCAGCGTGCGGTAGGTGTTGTCCACCGTGCCGCAGTTCATGCCGGAGGAGTTGTTGGCGACCACCCCGCCGATCGTGCATGCCGCCTCGCTCGCCGGATCAGGGCCGAACTTCCGGCCGTAGCGGGCCAGTCTCGCATTGAGCGCCCGCACGGTGACGCCGGGCTGGACGCGGACCCTCGCGCCGTCGTCGAGCACCTCGATGTCCCTGAAGTTGCGGCGCACGTCCACGAGCACGCCGTCAGTGACCGCCTGCCCGCTCAGGCTGGTGCCGCCGGAGCGGAACGTCAGCGGCACGCCCTGGGCAGCGCTGGCGCGCAGCAGCCCCCCGACTTCGGCGGCGCTCCCGGCCGTAATGACGGCCTGCGGGATCAGCAGAAAGTGTGAGGCGTCGTGGGCGTTCGCGTGCAGGTCAATCGCCCGGGTTTTTACCTGGGCGGGATCGCGCACAGCCGAGCGGAAGACGGCCAGGTCCAGGGGAGCCATCAGGGCACCATCCAGCCGAGCACCGGGGTGGACTGCAGGAAGATCAGCACGGTGATGAGCGCCAGGAGGCCAAGGCTCCAGCCGATCAGCTTGCGGAACAGCGTCCCCTCCGCGCCGTCAAGGCCGACGGCGGCAGCGGCAACGGCCAGGTTCTGCAGGGAGAGCATCTTGCCCATCACGCCGGCGGAGGAGTTGGAGGCGGCCATCAGCACCGGAGACAAGCCGGTTTGCTCGGCCGCGGTGGCCTGCATCTGGCCGAACAGGGAGTTGGAGGACGTGTCGGACCCGGTGAGGGCGACGCCGATCCACCCGATCAGCGGCGAGAGGATGGCGAAGAAGCCGCCCGCGGAAGCCAGCGCGAAACCCAGGGTAGTGGTCTGGCCGGACAGGTTCATCACGAAGGACAGGCCCAGGACGGCGGTGACGGTGACGATCGTCCAGCGCAGCTGGACCACGGTGTCGCGGTAGATGCGCAGGCCCTGTCCGGCAGTGATTTTGTACAGCACCATCGTGATCAGCCCGGAAAACAGCAGCAGGGTGCCGGTGGCCTTGAGGTGGTCGAGTTTGAACTTGGTGGCGGCGACCGGCTTGCCGGCCGAATCGGTGATGTCCAGGCCGGGCCAGGCGAACGTCACGCTGCCGACCTGGCCCAGCCAGGTCTTGACGAACGGAAGCTGGGCCACCGAAAACACCGCGATGATGATGAGGTAGGGAGCAATTGCCATCCAGATCTGCCGGGGTTCGGGCCGGGAGTTATCGGCCGGCACCGTCGTCCCGACGGCGGGCACGGCGGCGGAGTCAGCGGCCCGGTGACCGGCGGCGGAACCGCCGGCGGGGGCGGCGCTGCCGGGGGAGGCGCTGCCAGTCGTGACGGCGACCGCGGCGACCGCGGCGTGCGCCGCTTCGGCAGCGCCGCCCTCGACGGCACCTTCCATTCCGATGGTTTCTTTCGGCTGCCAGACCTTCAGCATCAGCAGCACGGCGGCCACCGTCACGACGGCGGCGACAACGTCGGTGAGTTCCACGGCGAAGTAGTTGGAGGTGACAAACTGGGCCACGCCGAAGGCGACGCCTGCCACGAGGGCCACGGGCCAGGTCTGCTTCACACCGCGGCGGCCGTCGACGATGAACACCAGCAGCAGCGGAACAATAAGTGCGATGAACGGCGTCTGGCGTCCGGCCATCGAGGAAAGATCCTGCAGCGGCAGGCCGGTGACACCGTTCAGGGCGATGATGGGCGCGGCCATGGCACCGAAGGCCACGGGGGCGGTGTTTGCCAGCAGGGAAACGACGGCGGACTTCAGCGGTTTCATACCGGCAGCCATCAGCATGGCGGCGGAGATCGCCACCGGGGCGCCGAATCCGGCCAGGGATTCCAGCAGGGCCCCGAAGCAGAAGGCGATCAGGATGGACAGGATTCGCAGGTCGTTGGAGATGGAACGGATGGTCCGTCCCAGCACTTCGAACCACGGGGTGGCCACGGTGAGCCGGTAGATCCAGAGGGCGTTGACCAGGATCCACAGGATCGGGAACAGGCCGTAGAAGACGCCGGCCGCGGTGGCGCTCAGCGCCTGGTTCACCGGCATCTGCCAGCCGACGATGGCCAGCACGAGGGAGAGGGCCAGGCCGGCAAGGGCGGCCACCGGGGCCTTGACCTTGAAGACGCCCAGGAGGACGAAGAGCAGGACGAGCGGAAGCGCCGCGCAAAGGGCTGAAATCACCAGGGACCCGGCTATGGGGTCAAGGATCTGCTGAAACATGTGTCTCCAGATTGTGTTAGGCGTCACAACTCCGTGGCGCCCTTCGATTGTCTTACAAGTACACATGATGGTCAAGCCATACCTGTTGTCTTGTCTGGCAAGATTGGGAATGACTCAAGAAACTCTTGGCGGAAGGGAGCTCCGGTGGCCGGGCGAATTGCAGCAGTCTCGATCGTGGACGCGGTCGCCGCGGACCTGCGGAGCCGGATCTTTGCCGGTGAACTGGGATCCGGGGATGCCCTGACGGAGTCAGAGGTCGCTTCCTCCTACGCCGTGGCCCGGCCCACGGCGAAGGCCGCAATCGAGAAGCTCGTCGCCGAGGGGCTGCTGGACCGGGGAACCCACAAAACCGCCCGGGTGGTCGAACTCGGCCCGGACTCCGTGCGGGACATCTATCTCGCCCGCGCCTATCTGGAAAGCGAAGTGCTCCGCCGGCTCGCACGCACCGGGACTGTCCCGGAAGCGGCGGTGCAGGCCAACCTCGACATCGCGGCGGTGCAGACGGGTGCTCCGCTCGACGTCGTCGAACCGGACATGCGGTTCCACACCAGCCTGATCGACGCCGTGGGCAATGAACGGATCAGCCGGATGTACCGCTCGCTCGTGGGTGAGGTGCGGCTGTGTATGGTCCGGATCCAGTCCCTGCACCTCCTGGACACCGCCTTCATCCAGGCCGAACACCAGAAGATCCTCGAACTGATCCAGGCCGGCCAGGGCGAAGCCGCCGCAGAACTGCTCGACGAACACCTGGGGCGCGCCCGGGAACGGCTGGTCGCCGCCATGGGGGGAATCCCGGGCCCGGAAGCCGAACTACAGTCCGGGCTGCTGCCGGAGTAGCCGGCCACGCGTCAAGCAACGCGGGGTCACGTATCGCCCATTCCCGAGGGTTCCATGGGCGATATCTGACCCCGCGTTGAAGTGGCTAGCGGGCGCGCTGGACGCGCTTTTCGTCCCAGACGGGCTCGGCCGATTCGTAGACCTTGCCGTCGGAGCCGAAGACCAGGAAGCGGTCGAAGGTCCGGGCGAACCAGCGGTCGTGCGTCACGGCCAGGACCGTGCCCTCGAAGTGGTCGATGGCGCGTTCCAGCGCCTCGGCCGAGTGCAGGTCCAGGTTATCCGTGGGCTCGTCGAGCAGCAGCAAGGTGGCGCCGGAGAGCTGCAGCAGCAGGATCTGGAACCGGGCCTGCTGCCCGCCGGAGAGGGATTCGTACTTCTGCTCCGACTGCGGGGCCAGGCCGTACCCGTCCAGCGCGCCCGCCGCCGCCTCGCGTCCCAGCCCCGAGCGGTGTTCGTCGCCGCGGTGCAGGATTTCCAGCAGGGTTTTGCCCAGCAGGTCGGGCCTGACGTGGGTCTGGGCGAAGAAGCCCGGCCGGATCCGGGCGCCAAGTTTCACGGTGCCTTCGTGCGGGACTTCGGCGATCTCGACGTCGGACACCGGCAGGTGCTCGCGT
It includes:
- a CDS encoding GntR family transcriptional regulator codes for the protein MAGRIAAVSIVDAVAADLRSRIFAGELGSGDALTESEVASSYAVARPTAKAAIEKLVAEGLLDRGTHKTARVVELGPDSVRDIYLARAYLESEVLRRLARTGTVPEAAVQANLDIAAVQTGAPLDVVEPDMRFHTSLIDAVGNERISRMYRSLVGEVRLCMVRIQSLHLLDTAFIQAEHQKILELIQAGQGEAAAELLDEHLGRARERLVAAMGGIPGPEAELQSGLLPE
- a CDS encoding L-lactate permease codes for the protein MFQQILDPIAGSLVISALCAALPLVLLFVLLGVFKVKAPVAALAGLALSLVLAIVGWQMPVNQALSATAAGVFYGLFPILWILVNALWIYRLTVATPWFEVLGRTIRSISNDLRILSILIAFCFGALLESLAGFGAPVAISAAMLMAAGMKPLKSAVVSLLANTAPVAFGAMAAPIIALNGVTGLPLQDLSSMAGRQTPFIALIVPLLLVFIVDGRRGVKQTWPVALVAGVAFGVAQFVTSNYFAVELTDVVAAVVTVAAVLLMLKVWQPKETIGMEGAVEGGAAEAAHAAVAAVAVTTGSASPGSAAPAGGSAAGHRAADSAAVPAVGTTVPADNSRPEPRQIWMAIAPYLIIIAVFSVAQLPFVKTWLGQVGSVTFAWPGLDITDSAGKPVAATKFKLDHLKATGTLLLFSGLITMVLYKITAGQGLRIYRDTVVQLRWTIVTVTAVLGLSFVMNLSGQTTTLGFALASAGGFFAILSPLIGWIGVALTGSDTSSNSLFGQMQATAAEQTGLSPVLMAASNSSAGVMGKMLSLQNLAVAAAAVGLDGAEGTLFRKLIGWSLGLLALITVLIFLQSTPVLGWMVP
- a CDS encoding FAD-binding and (Fe-S)-binding domain-containing protein, with translation MAPLDLAVFRSAVRDPAQVKTRAIDLHANAHDASHFLLIPQAVITAGSAAEVGGLLRASAAQGVPLTFRSGGTSLSGQAVTDGVLVDVRRNFRDIEVLDDGARVRVQPGVTVRALNARLARYGRKFGPDPASEAACTIGGVVANNSSGMNCGTVDNTYRTLESLTVVLPSGTVIDTGAPDSDRKLRALEPELYAGLARLAERVRNNPDSVRRIRQQFSMKNTMGYGLNSLLDFQSPVDVMAHLIIGSEGTLGFVAEAVFRTIPRLPHAAAGLLVFPELEAANAALPALVETGAATVELMDALSLKVGQTLKGTPAVVQDLTVRDHAALLVEYSAGSAGQLAELQRHGEGILPGLGLSAPARFTGDARERGQLWQLRKGLYASVAGARPQGTTALLEDIVVPVPVLGRTCRELIRLFGKYSYSNSVIFGHAKDGNVHFMLTDGFATAAELDRYGAFTEDMVELILAEGGSLKAEHGTGRVMAPYVRRQYGDELYDVMRSIKRLFDPAAMLNPGVLMDEDPLAHLRHIKTAPPVAEEVDRCVSCGFCEPVCPSKDITLTPRQRIVTLRAIESARLAGDAALVRELEKDYEYESVDTCAVDGMCQTACPVDINTGSLVKRLRAADAGPLAKGAWNGAARHWEGITRGASLALTVVNKLPAAAIAPPNKAARAVLGDETVPLYSAELPGGGSVRKRPAPSGEPDAVYFPACVGTMFGPAAAGPGGEGHGVQFSFEQLCARAGLTLLVPEGIDGLCCGTPWSSKGMAAGQKTMREKTLAALRKATRDGELPIVCDASSCTEGLRQAVESDVPTAGQQALRLVDAVDFAAERILPRLPDHGKLESLALHPTCSSTRMGLNDALGAVAGAVAERVEIPESWGCCAFAGDRGMLHPELTASATAKQAAEVAEMDASAHASCNRTCELGMTRATGAQYRHVLELLEELTR